CCAGCGGCCACGCCATGCCACTCGGCGAGGCCATTCGCGATATCGCCCTGCAGCTGTTGCTGCCGTTCACGCTGGGCCAGGCACTGCGGCCGTGGCTAGGCGGCTGGCTGGCGCGGCACAAGCCGGTGGTCAACAAGGTGGACCGAGCCGTCATCGTGCTGATCGTCTACACCTCGTTCTGCGACTCGACCGCTGCCGGGCTGTGGCACGACTACGCCTGGTGGATGCTCGCCAGCATCCTCGGTGTGGCCGCGCTGCTGCTTGCCAGTGTGCTTGGCATCACCATTGCAGCCAGCCGGGCGCTGGGCTTTTCGCGTGCCGACGAGGTAGCTGCCGTATTCTGCGGCTCGAAGAAGAGCCTGGCGGCCGGTATCCCGATGGCGCGGCTGCTGTTCGCCGGCCACCCCGCGCTGGGTCTGATCGTGCTGCCGGTGATGTGCTACCACCAGTTGCAGCTGCTGGTCTGCACCGTGCTGGCGCGGCGCTACGCGGCGAGGGCAGAACCATGAGCGCCAGCTGGCTGCCGGCGCTGCTGGCCTGCCTCGGCGTTGGTGTGGTCGCCGGCTTTCTAGCGGGCCTGCTGGGCGTGGGGGGCGGGCTGGTCATCGTACCGGCGCTGTTGGCGGTGTTCCACTTGCTCGACATGCCGGGCGCCCACGCGCAGCACCTGGCACTCGGCACCTCGCTCGCCACCATCGTGGTCACGTCGATTTCCAGCCTGCGTGCCCACCATGCACGCGGCGCGGTGCGCTGGCCACTGTGGCGCGCCATCGCGCCGGGCATCGTGATCGGCACCTTTGCCGGTGCGCAGCTCGCCGGCCTCGTTAGCGGCCGTTTGCTGCAATGGGTGTTCGTGGGCTTTGCCTACGCCGTGGCAGCGCAGATGCTGGCCGGCCGCCAGCCTGCGCCACACCGCCAGTTGCCCGGCAAGGCGGCCATCAGTGGCTGGGGCATCTTCATCGGTGCGGTATCGAGCTGGGTGGGCATCGGCGGCGGCTCGCTGTCGGTGCCATTCATGACCTGGCACAACGTGCCAGTGAAGGAGGCGATCGGCACCTCCGCCGCCATCGGCCTGCCGATCGCACTGGCCGGCGCAATCGGTTTCATCGTCAGCGGCTGGCCGGTAGCCGGCCTGCCGGCCGGCAGCGTCGGTTTCGTCTACCTGCCGGCGCTCGCTGGCATCGCATTGGCGAGCTTTCCGCTCGCCAAGCTCGGTGCCGCGGCGGCGCACCGGCTACCGGTCGCGGTGCTCAAGCAGGTGTTCGCCGGCCTGCTGATCGTGCTGGCCACGCGCATGGCGTGTCAGCTGATACAGGGATGACAGAAACGCTAGCTCGCGGGCGCACTCACCCCCAGCACCAAACAAGCCGCCTCTCCCAGGGTTAAGACCGCGAGCAATGAAGCGCATGCAACACACTGGTCGCATGCTGCCCCCAGTGCGTGCGGAACGCGTTCCGCCATTCCCACGCGGCGGCGGCCCGGTTTCCCTTGCGATACAGCGCCAACCCGCCCTTCATATCCCGCCAGATATCCGCCAAGTCGTCAGCCACATCCCCGAGGCCCAACGTCAAATCCGTGAGGTCGGCCGGATCAAGGCAAACGCCGTAATAGTCGAGCGGGAGCATGCCGAAGCGCTGGTGGATCGCAGCCCAATGCTCATGGGGAATATCCGCAGCGCACTCCTCATCGAAGAGATCTGGAAGATCCAGCGCAAGGCGATACAGCTGCGAAACCAGCCTGAGCGCAGTGTCGACCTCTTCGTCCAATGGCCCCGGAGGTGCCTCGGCCCAGGCACAGAAGGCTGCCGCCTCGCGTGCGAAGTCATCGAGTTGCGGTATTCCCGCCACCAATGTCACTCAATGTTCTGGATCTGCTCGCGCATCTGCTCGATCAGCACCTTGAGCTCGATCGACGCGCGGCTGGTCTCGACCGATACCGACTTGGAACCCAGCGTATTGGCCTCGCGATTGAGCTCCTGCATCAGGAAGTCGAGCTTCTTGCCGACATTGCCACCCTTCTCGAGGATGCGGCGGATTTCCGAGAAGTGCGCGCCCAGCCGCGACAATTCCTCGTCCACATCGATCTTCTGCGCGAACACCACGATCTCCTGGCGCACGCGGTCATCGTCGCCGCTGCCGAGCGCCTCGAGGAAGCGCGCCTTCAACTTAGCCTCGTACTCGATGACCAGTTGCGGCACTCGCGGCTTCACATCGGCCACGATGGCCTCCATGCCGGCGATGCGCTCCAGCAGATGCGCCTTGAGCTTCTCGCCTTCGCGGTTGCGGCTGGCAGCCAGTTCGGCCAGTGCCTCGTCGAGTAGCGCCTGTAGGGCCTCGCCCAGCGCCTCGCTGCTGGCGGTGGCTTGTGTCAGCACACCCGGCCAGCGCAGCAGCTCACCCAGCCGCAGCTCACCGCCAGCCGGCACCAGCGCGCTCGCCTCGCGGGACACTTCCACCAGTTGCTGCAGCAGCGCACGGTTGAGTACCAGCGCAGCGGCACCGGCAGCCTGGGCATTGAAGCCGATGCGGCATTCGATCTTGCCGCGTGCCATCTTGGCGGCGATGCGTTCACGCACCACCCCCTCGAAGCTGCGCAACTCTTCGGGTGCGCGCACCGTCAGGTCTAGATACCGGTGGTTGACGGCACGCAACTCCAGGCTGAGCGTGCCTTCGGCCAGTTCGCGTTGTACGGCGGCAAAGCCGGTCATGCTGAATATCATGTTTTCTCCTCGCTACCTGCGCCTTGAATCCGCGACACCTGGTCAGGCACCCGCTTTACATTTGTACGGCGCTGTACCCACAATGGGCTTCAAAGCGGTCCAGTATAACAACCCCGATGGCCTCCCCCAGCAACCAGCCTCTCGCACGCGGCTATCAGCTGCAGAACTACACGATCGCCAAGCTGCTGTCTGCCGGCGGCTTTTCCATTGTCTATCTCGCCCACGACGAGAACGACTACCCGGTCGCGATCAAGGAATACCTGCCCAACTCGCTGGTACTACGCCAGGAAGGCTCGCAGGTGATGGCCAGCAGCGACGAGAATCTCGCGCTGTTCCGTCACGGCCTCAAGTGCTTCTTCGAGGAAGGCAAGACGCTGGCACACATCCAGCACCCGAACATCGTGCGCGTGATCAATTTTTTCCGCGCCAACGATACCGTCTACATGGTGATGGAGTACGAACGCGGCCGCACGCTGCAAAAGGAAATCCAGCTCAAGCATGCACGTGAAGGCGTGGATGAGAAGCTGATCCGCCACGTGTTCTACCACCTGTTGAATGGCCTGCGCGAAGTGCACCTGAACAAGCTGCTGCACCTCGACATCAAGCCCGCCAACATCTACATCCGTCGCGATGGCTCGCCAGTGCTGCTCGATTTCGGCTCGGCCCGCCAGACATTGACCAGCGAACACTCGCGACTCACCCCGATGTATACGCCCGGCTTTGCTGCGCCCGAGCAGTACCAGAAGAAGGATCCGCACGGCCCGTGGACCGACATCTACGGTGTCGGCGCCTCGATGTACGCCTGCCTGGCCGGCACCGCGCCGCCACCGGCGGACCAGCGGCAGAAGGAAGACAAGCTGCCCGATGTGGCCGAGCGCTGGGGCGATCGCTATTCGCCCGAGCTCCTTGCGCTGATCCAGCAATGCCTCGCACTCGATCCCGAGCAACGGCCGCAAAGCGTGCACCAATTGCAGAAGCAGTTGCTGGAGCCTGCCTCCGCGCCGCGCCGCCGCGGCGGGCTGATCCGCACGCTGCGCCGCTCCTGGCTCAACTTCACCGCCAAACCGTCGCGAGTGAGCGAATGAAATTCACCATCTACCAGGAGACCCGCCAGGGCGGGCGCAAGTACAACCAGGACCGCATGGGCTACTCGTACAGCCGCGATGCGTTACTCCTGGTCATTGCCGACGGCATGGGCGGCCACCTGCATGGCGAGGTCGCCGCGCAGATCGCGGTCGAACTCTTGACCGACCAGTTCCAGAAGAAGGCCGATCCGGCGCTTGCCAACCCCTCGCAATTTCTTGCCGATGCGCTGCAGCGCTGCCACGAGGCGATCTACCACTACGCAGCCAATCACCAGATGATCGAAGTGCCACGCACCACCTGCGTGGCTTGCGTGGTGCAGGACGGCATTGCCTACTGGGCGCATGTCGGCGACTCGCGGCTCTACCTGCTGCGTGACCGTCGGGTCTTCGCCCAGACGCGTGATCATTCCAAGGTGCGCAAGCTCGTCGAATCGGGCGCCATCACCGAGGAAGAAGCGCGCACCCACGCCGAGAAGAACAAGATCTACTCCTGCCTGGGCGGTTCCTATCCGCCCGAGATCGAGCTTGGCGGCAAGATCGCGCTGGCCGACGGCGATTCGCTGTTGCTGTGCACCGACGGTTTCTGGGGATCGCTGCCCGATGACGAGCTCACCCATTTCATGGGTGCCTTCCCGGTACTGTTCGCCATCCCACAGCTGATGGACCGCGCCGAGCTGCGTGGGGGCAAGTTCAGCGACAACCTCACCGCACTCGCCATCAACTGGCATGAGGAAGACGACGGCCCGAACGAGGATGCCTTCGTCTCCACGCAGAAG
This region of Chitinolyticbacter meiyuanensis genomic DNA includes:
- a CDS encoding sulfite exporter TauE/SafE family protein, which produces MSASWLPALLACLGVGVVAGFLAGLLGVGGGLVIVPALLAVFHLLDMPGAHAQHLALGTSLATIVVTSISSLRAHHARGAVRWPLWRAIAPGIVIGTFAGAQLAGLVSGRLLQWVFVGFAYAVAAQMLAGRQPAPHRQLPGKAAISGWGIFIGAVSSWVGIGGGSLSVPFMTWHNVPVKEAIGTSAAIGLPIALAGAIGFIVSGWPVAGLPAGSVGFVYLPALAGIALASFPLAKLGAAAAHRLPVAVLKQVFAGLLIVLATRMACQLIQG
- a CDS encoding serine/threonine protein kinase; translated protein: MASPSNQPLARGYQLQNYTIAKLLSAGGFSIVYLAHDENDYPVAIKEYLPNSLVLRQEGSQVMASSDENLALFRHGLKCFFEEGKTLAHIQHPNIVRVINFFRANDTVYMVMEYERGRTLQKEIQLKHAREGVDEKLIRHVFYHLLNGLREVHLNKLLHLDIKPANIYIRRDGSPVLLDFGSARQTLTSEHSRLTPMYTPGFAAPEQYQKKDPHGPWTDIYGVGASMYACLAGTAPPPADQRQKEDKLPDVAERWGDRYSPELLALIQQCLALDPEQRPQSVHQLQKQLLEPASAPRRRGGLIRTLRRSWLNFTAKPSRVSE
- a CDS encoding DUF5063 domain-containing protein; the encoded protein is MTLVAGIPQLDDFAREAAAFCAWAEAPPGPLDEEVDTALRLVSQLYRLALDLPDLFDEECAADIPHEHWAAIHQRFGMLPLDYYGVCLDPADLTDLTLGLGDVADDLADIWRDMKGGLALYRKGNRAAAAWEWRNAFRTHWGQHATSVLHALHCSRS
- a CDS encoding PP2C family protein-serine/threonine phosphatase — encoded protein: MKFTIYQETRQGGRKYNQDRMGYSYSRDALLLVIADGMGGHLHGEVAAQIAVELLTDQFQKKADPALANPSQFLADALQRCHEAIYHYAANHQMIEVPRTTCVACVVQDGIAYWAHVGDSRLYLLRDRRVFAQTRDHSKVRKLVESGAITEEEARTHAEKNKIYSCLGGSYPPEIELGGKIALADGDSLLLCTDGFWGSLPDDELTHFMGAFPVLFAIPQLMDRAELRGGKFSDNLTALAINWHEEDDGPNEDAFVSTQKLDQNTIATRVDPIDAKRGGEVTEDDIERAIAEIQAAIAKYSK
- a CDS encoding bile acid:sodium symporter family protein, whose protein sequence is MKKPPFSLDGFLLAMLAAVALALVWPGIGTSNGPLHLGVITTWGVALVFFLHGAALSPQSLKAGVTNWRLHLFVQTSTYLLFPLLGGLLVWAGHGHIPADVLLGVFFLCALPSTISSSVAMTTMGKGNVAGAVFNASLSSLIGMVATPLLIGLMISTSGHAMPLGEAIRDIALQLLLPFTLGQALRPWLGGWLARHKPVVNKVDRAVIVLIVYTSFCDSTAAGLWHDYAWWMLASILGVAALLLASVLGITIAASRALGFSRADEVAAVFCGSKKSLAAGIPMARLLFAGHPALGLIVLPVMCYHQLQLLVCTVLARRYAARAEP
- a CDS encoding YicC/YloC family endoribonuclease encodes the protein MIFSMTGFAAVQRELAEGTLSLELRAVNHRYLDLTVRAPEELRSFEGVVRERIAAKMARGKIECRIGFNAQAAGAAALVLNRALLQQLVEVSREASALVPAGGELRLGELLRWPGVLTQATASSEALGEALQALLDEALAELAASRNREGEKLKAHLLERIAGMEAIVADVKPRVPQLVIEYEAKLKARFLEALGSGDDDRVRQEIVVFAQKIDVDEELSRLGAHFSEIRRILEKGGNVGKKLDFLMQELNREANTLGSKSVSVETSRASIELKVLIEQMREQIQNIE